A region of the Cannabis sativa cultivar Pink pepper isolate KNU-18-1 chromosome 3, ASM2916894v1, whole genome shotgun sequence genome:
GGGAGGATCATGGAATCTCAATAATTTAACTAATTCAAACATTGTTATTGGACAACAGTAGTACCTAGCACAGTGGCATCTCACGATTTATtaactatattttttaaaaattatttttgtaaagacaaaatatttaattagaccCACAGTGCCTTTCAACACCTCCTTCAGCCATGGATGTTGATGACTCTTTTCTAGAGGTGATCAATTGAATGTCGTCGAGGCAAACCTACATTTCTTGGAGACAACAAGAGCGTCTAGGCATTTTGAAACAAAAATATGCAGAccataatcatcatcatcatcgatTAGGCATTTGGTATAACCGATTGGCGGGTGTTTTTTTGTTGCTTATCAATGTTGCCGATGCATGGAtaatctctctctcactctcttgGCATTACTTTCTTCTTTGCCAATTTCTGAACCATTTGTTGTTTGTGATTCAAAGCCCAAAAGGAATTGAGAAGAAAGACGAAGAAAATTGTTGAGGAAGAGGTGGAAGATGATGATGGTGGCTGGTGGTGGATTCTCCATTAATTCCTGTTGAAATGGGTCTCTTTCACTTGGTCTGAACTGCATATTAGTTCAGATGGAAAAAAGTAGTCGTAAAACTGAGATTGCAATGCCTAATAATCACACATATTTCaaaagggatattggcggctaaaccacctaagctttacggtttgtaacacttaaccacaaaaatcgaaattttggcggctaaactacctaaacccttATTCTGTTTTGCTCTggacacctccgtccaaaaatcacagttaagtgccacggtggactatccatgtgtacacacttgtacacgtgacaattttttaatggtccacgtaatattaattttaaaaaataattatgtattaaaaaaattaaaaatatttttttttcttttttttcttttttttcttcttcttttcctacAGAACTCCTATCCCAACCCTCTCTCTCGGtcgtctcttctctctctctctctctctctctctctctctctctctctctctctctctctctctcttggttTTCATATTACTAATCTTCTACTGGTTCGATTATGACTAAGCCAAAACCATATCTTTATGTTCCCTCCAACTGACCATACACATTGCATCTTCAAGACTTTCCCTTTTTTCTTTGTTCCACTTTCTTGTTTGGTATCTGAGAAAAAGCAGAAAGTAGCAAACCAGAGAATTCAAACTTGCAAGGTGTGGATATTTACAGTAAAGTttccatttttcttttctttttttgatttttcaGTTATGGGTTTTTTTATAATTGCTTCGGTAATGATTATTTGGGATTTGGGGTttctttttgtttgtttgtttgtttagtTTCACAGTGAAAATCAATGGGGAATTCATCATCTATGCTAACTCAATATGACATTGAAGAAGTTCAAGAACACTGCGATTATCTATGTGGGTTTTGATATTTTCACTCTTAGATGATTTTCTCTCTGAGTttgtttaattataattatactgATTTTTCTTCTGCTTTAGTTTCTCAGCCAGAAATAGTACCCTTATACCAAAGATTTTATCAACTCGATCGAAATTCTAAAGGTTTCATTTCTGCTGATGAGTTTTTATCAGTTCCTGAGTTTGCAATGAATCCACTTTCTCAGGTATGAAAACCAGAGATTTGAGAAAGATTAGTAATCTGAAAACCaggcgagagagagagagagagagagagagagagagagagagagagagagagagagagagagagagagagagagagagagagagagagagagagagagagagagagagagaaaagagacgAGAGAGAGGTCACCGGAGTTGGTCGACGTCACACAAGGGGGTTGGGGGTGGTCTCCGGGGTTGGTTGACGTCGCATAAGGGGCACAAGGGGGTCAGAGAGGGCTGGGATGGGAGTTCTgtaggaaaagaagaagaaagaagaaaaaaaaaacagaaaaagaaaaaaagtaaaaaaaaaatatttaatttttttttctgatttttttaatctttttaaaaaattaatattacgtggaccattAAAAaattgccacgtgtacaagtgtgtacacatggacagtccaccgtggcacttaactgtgatttttggacggaggtgtgcagagcaaaacggaaccagggtttaggtagtttagctgccgaaattttgatttttgtggttaagtgttacagaCCGTAAAGTTCAgttggtttagccgccaatatcccattaataaaattagaataatatctaagagatattttttaatatcgcataggaaaaataatttttaatattatatatatatatttttaaagtgtttttaatatatatttaatttcaaataataataatataactaatttataaatctttttaatttaaataaatagtattattttataaatatctaaatttgaatttttgtttttgtttttgttttttttttaaaatatcatattatatatacgtTTTCtctagttaaatttttttaaaaaaatttctccaTTCTCTACTTTAGTTTTCTCCATTCTCTTTTTCACTTAAACTCGTTAGAGTTTTCTCCATTCTCTTCTTATTCACTTAAAACTTGTTCAGTTAAAAGTTTACTCCATTCTCTTCTTTAcattcttaattatttttttggttaTCAATAATGGCTACACCTACACCATCGTCTTCTCCATCTCTGTCTATAGCATCTCCACTTCCACTCTCAACCTTTAAATCAAAaaggtattatttattttttttttttaaaagtcaataagttataaattaaaattattattagttataGATTATAatcatttgttttttttcttcttcttgacTGTGttaatatatttgtatatgttatAGTTATATATAGATCACTTATACGGTTATAATGTTTAGatacttatttaaatattttgaaaattatgttgtagctttatttttcatatttttctttCCTGTGACTTGAAACTCATATAGAATACTTGAGTAATTTAAATCTAGTTAGATATATAATTGGGATACTTTTATTTCATTCCATCtttatgttatatttatttCAAGCTTTAGTCATCAATAATTTATATTGATGTACAAATCATAAATCTCTAATACATAAACCTGGTTGAGTTTTTGTGATTGAAAAGCTctatttacatatttatttgtgattaatttaattgttgAGTTATCATTTAGATCATTTCAAATTTTGTTGTTATAAAAGTATTCTAAAAAAGTTAATAAtggtaataataaaaaaaatattctataaaaGTATACGGATCTCAATTATTAAATTTAGAATTcttatattagttttttttaaatgtattttgCAATTAAGGTTCTTTTTATTGGGTTTACTGTGGAGATTTTTATGTAACTGCGTCAGGTATTTTGACCTGAGTCTGTTCTCTTCGAAACAGAGTATCAGTTTacatttgttttttgtttgttaTCTGTTTGGTGGGCTGTTTATTTGTTGATGGACAATCACGACAATATGGAGGTGGACAATGGTAGACGTTTCGAAATACTGTTGGAAGGAGATGATGACGATGGGGGTCTACGGTATGAGGCTGAAGAAACAGAGCTATCAGATTTTGGCGATCGATGGTGTTTAGTGGGAAGGTTTCTAACAGACAAGGCTCTTGATTTTATGgctatgcaacataaaatggcGTCCTTATGGAGACTAGGTAGGGGATTGTATGTGAAAGAATTAGATCAGAACCTATACCTATTTCAATTTTACCATGATGTGGATATTGATAGGGTTATAGAAGGTAATCCTTGGACCTTTGATAGAGCACCTCTGGTTTTCTCACGTTTAAAAATAGGGGAAGCACCAAGAAATGTTGTGTTGAATACATTGGATTTTTGCATCCAATTGCACGGCATGACCATTGGTTTTATGTCTGCTAAGGTAGTCAAGGATATAGGGAATTATGTGGGTACTTTTGTGGAGGCAGATAAGAACAACTTCATGGGTATTTGGCGAGACTATCTCCGTGTGAGAGTTTCCGTTCGAGTGGACTTACCTTTGAAAAGAAGGATGAAGTTGGAGTAGAGAGGGGGAGAGATTTGCTACTGCTATTTCAAGTACGAAGATTTACCGACGTTTTGTTTCATCTGCGGCATTCTCGGACACTCAGAGAAATTCTGCCCGAAGCTTTTTGACACTCCTCTAGACTTGATTTTGAAGCCGTATAATTTGGAGTTGAAGGCTGTGGCAAGAAGAAGACAACACACCATTGGTGCGAAATGGCTTAAGCAAGGATTGATGGCGAAAGGCGGAAGTTCTAGCTGAAATGACGAAGGGGAAAGGACGGTGGGGGCCTCCGGTGGACAGTCAAGCGGAATGACAGCCAGACAGGTAATCAATTTCCAATCACCTATTATTATGGGTTTTGATGGAATAATGAATAGAGGTGATATGAGGAATAATTTGGAGGAAAATATGGCTAAGAAAGTGGGTTCAGGGTCAAACAAAGATATGGGTATTGATGAAGGTGAGGTGGAAGGAGATATAGATACTGATGGGGAGTTATTTATTCttgaaaataaaaggaaaagagTGAACATAGGTATTACTATTGGGCTGACTACAAGTGGGCCGAATAACAATGGGTCTATGGAGATGTTAGAAGAAACTTTGGAGGTTTATGGTAACAGTGGCCCAAAAAATGAATTTGGGGCGGGTGCTGGATTTCAGGCCCGCCAAGAGCCATGAATGTCTTAAGTTGGAATTGTTGGGGGCTTGGGAACCAACGAACTCTACAATTCCTAAAAGGGGCGGTGTCTCAAAAGAAACCTGAGATTATTTTTCTTTGCGAaacaaaatgtttgaaaaaaagagTTGACTATGTGGGTTGGTATTTGAGTTATGAAGGTAGTTTTGCGGTGGAGGCCCAAGGGAGGAGTGGTGGGCTTGCTTTACTTTGGAAGTGTCAAGATGAGGGCCGAGTGGTGGGTTTTTCTCAACACCATATTGATTTTATGGTAGGAAGGGAGGGTGATGTTCTTTGGAGGTTGACGGGATTCTATAGTGAACCAAGGCAATGTCAACGTGAGGATTCTTTGAATTTGCTTAAGTCTCTAGTTAACTCGAATAATATACCGTGGTGTATTATTGGAGACTTAAATAATATTCTTCATCAAAGTGAGAAAAAGGTGGTAATTGGTATCCGAATTGGTTAATTGAAGGCTTTGAGAAAACTTTACTAAGTTGTAATTTGACTGATGTTGAGCTTGTTGGGTACCAATTTACGTTGGAAAAAGGAAGAGGTACTAGCAATTGGATTGAGCTTAGGTTGGACAGGGCTCTTGTTTCATCAACATGGTACCAATCATTTCCTAATACCCGGCTTATCAATTTAGATACCTCTCCTTCGGATCATAACCCGCTTTGTTTGGAATTAGAAGTTCAGAATGTGGTGCCTCCCATACGTCGTTTCCGTTTTGAGAATGCTTGGCTTAAAGAACCACTTTGTTTTGAAATTGTCCATGACTGCTGGAACCATCATGGAAATGGTAATATTACTTCAAAGATTGAGGCGTGTGCTACTAAATTAGCTACCTGGGGTAAAGGGGTCACAGGTAATTTCAAGAAACGGATTCAGCTTTGTAGGAAGGAGCTTAAATTGTTGAAGAATAAAAGAGATGAGGCTTCTATTCAACGGTATAGTGAGGTTAAAAAGTAGTTGTTCTTAGTCTTTGATCAGAAGGAAATTTTTTAGAAGCAACGTGCGAAACAATTTTTGTTGAAGGAAGGTGATCAGAATAGTAAGTACTTCCATCGAGCAGCTAGTAAAAGAAGGAGTGCCAACCAGATTTTGAAGTTGAAAGATAATGTTGGCAATTGGAAGGAATGGGGTTCGGGTTTAGAAGGAGTTGTGGTGGATTATTTCTCACATCTTTTTTCTGGTGAGGGAGTGGAGTGTGATGAGGTTCTTGCAAGTGTTCAAGAAAGAGTATCATCCCAGATGAATCAATGTTTAACTGAACCGATCCAAGAGGAGGAGGTTAAGGCGGCAATTTTGATATGCATCCAGATAAAAGTCCTGGCCCTGATGGTATGACACCGGCGTTTTTTCAGAAGTGCTGGAGTATAGTGAGTAAGGATGTTGTGGATTTCATTCAGCATTTTTTCATATCTGGCCAGATAGAGCAGGGGTGCAGTGAGGCGAATGTTGTGCTTATTCCAAAGAAAAAAGTACCGGAAAGGATGAGTGATCTTCGGCCTATTGCTTTGTGTAATGTCTTGTATAAGACCATTACCAAAGTTTTGGCTAACAGAATGAAGCATCAGATGCATGAGATTGTTTCAGAAACTCAAAATGCTTTTATTCCTGGTAGGCTCATATCGGATAACATccttgtttcttttgagattttgcaTTATCTCAAGAGGAAGAGGAAAGGAAAAGAAGGATACATGGTGCTGAAGTTGGACCTGAGCAAAGCGTATGATCGCATTGAATGGCCTTTTCTAGAGAAGATTTTAGCAAAGCTTGGTTTCTGTGATGAGTGGATATCATTGGTAATGAAGTGTGTATCTTTGGCTCGGTATATGGTGACACATGGGGGTCGGGAAATGGGCCCTATTTTTCCTTCTCGTGGCATTCGTCAAGGAGATCCTTTGTCTCCTTACCTTTTTATTATCTGTGCGGAGGGCTTATCTTCATTAATAAGAAGTTATGAAGCTAGGGGTTGGATTCATGGTTGTAAAGTGTTTAATGGTGCCCTGAGGGTCTCACATATGTTATTTGCTGATGATAGTTACTTGTACTGTAAAGCGACGATGTAAGAAGCCTCTCATGTCCGCGAGCTTCTCCATAAATTCAAAAGAGCCTCGGGTCAAAAGGTTAATTCCAGTAAGTCATCCATTTTCTATAGTACAAACACTGATGATACTAGTAGAACTAGTATAAATCATTTCTTACAAATGAGCCAAGCGGATGATAGAAGCATGTATTTGGTATTGCCTAGTACAATGGGTAGGAATAAGACGGCTGCTCTGGGCTATTTAAGGGATCGGGTGCGGCGTAAGCTTCAAGGGTGGGACTCTAAAATTCTCTCAAGGGCTGGTAAGGAAGTGTTACTTAAATCTGTGGCTCAAGCTTTGCCTAGCTATGCCATGAGTGTTTTTTTACTTCCTTGGGAAATAAGTAGAGATATTGAGAGCTTGTTGGCTAAGTTTTGGTGGAAAGGTTCAAGTGGTGATGCAAGAGGCATTTCTTGGATGTCTTGGGATAGGATGTGTGACCACAAAAGTAATGGGGGTATggggttttgcaattttagaGATTTCAATTTAGCTCTCCTTGGAAAACAAGGACGAAGATTCATAACTAGGCCTAATTCTCTTGCTTCTTGCATCTTTAAAGCAAGGTATTATCCTAGGGGAAGTTTCTTTAATGCGGAATTGGGTAATAACCCCAGTTTTGTGTGTCGTAGTGTGTGGGAGGCTCGTCCTTTAATTCGGAATGGGGTCAGATGGTGTGTGGGGGATGGTTCGGGAATTAATGTTTTGGGGGAACCGTGGTTACCTGATCCGGATAATCCTTTTATCATTTCAGATCACCCTGCTCTTCAGAATGCAAAAGTGGAAAATCTTTTTAGTTTGGGTGGCAAAGAGTGGGATTTGTAAGTGTTAAATGATCTCTTTGTTGATAGAGATAAAAACCTGATACTAAAGATTCCCATTGAAGTTAGTCCTTCCTGTGATCATCTCTGCTAGTGGAAAGAAGGATCAGGTGTTTATTCGGTGAGAAGTGCATATCAGATTTTGCAAGAAAGCAAAGGTCGGGGTGATGATGGGGCGGCTACAGGTTTTTGGAAGCAGTTATGGGCACTAAAGATACCTCCTAAAGTCAAAAATCTGGTGTGGAGGGCTGGTGTTGCTTGTCTTCCAACGTTGGCTCAATTAGTGACGAAAAGAGTACCTGTTAATATTCAGTGACCACTTTGCAATGATGTACCTGAGACCATTTTACACTGCTTGGTCACCTGCAAATTTGTGCAGGAGGTTTGGGAGAGGGTGGGGATAGGCACAATCGGTGCTGATGGGGGTTCCTTTGCCGACTAGTGTACTGCAATTTTTCTAAAACAGTCAGCTGAGATGAGATGTTTGATTGCAACGTTGTGCTGGGCGATTTGGGGGGCAAGAAATGATCGGATATGGCAGAAAAAAGTGGTGAGTGCTTCGGCTATAGTGGCTTCAGCAAAAGGTTTTCTTGATCAATGGCATATTGCTCAAAAATCTCAAATTGAGACATCTTGGTCTGGTTTACAGGTAAAGGATGGGGTGGAGCAATGGGCCAAACCTGTTGAAAATAGTATCAAGATAAATATTGACGCGACTATCTTTGAAGAACAACACCATTTTGGTTTGGCATGTGTGATTAGAGACCATAATGGTTTTCTTTTGACTGCTCTCACGAGGTTGTTTCGAGGTGCTATTCATCGTATGGTAGCTGAAGCTTTAAGCTTTAGAGAGGCTTTAAGTTGGCTCAAAACACACCAAAGACATATGGCCGTTATTGAAACTGATTGTTTGTTGGTTGTGCAAGCCTTGAGAAGTTCTATTCATACAAGTTCTCCGTTTGGTGAAATTATTACTAAATGTAAGAATTTACTTGCTCAAGTTAGAAATGtttcatttaattttgttaaacggTCAGCTAATGTAGTTGCTCATGAATTTGCTAGCATCTATGTTACATCCTGATCGTATTTTCATTATGGGGAATGTCCCAACTTAGTTGCTTCCTTGTGTGATTGCTGAATTTGAAGGATAAATAAAGTTTGacctttcaaaaataaataaataaataaataaataaataactttcgAGAGATTGATATATCACATTGCTTAACTCATTAGCTAAATCTTTCTAATAGACAaatgagaaataataataaatggtcTTGTTTCTCCCTCTAGTAAAAGCTAATgtcctttttttaaaataataaagtaaatgtccttttttattttttgctatCGAAAATACCCTTAATTATAGATAATGTATTATTATGTTATAGTACATCAGTTATTTTCTAACTATAGTTAGAGTATGGTATATACTATAATAGATAGGTATATTCTATTGaatgaataatatttttttagctgCTCACTTTTTATTAACAAGTGTTAATATACATTAACTATAAAACTAATTATCGTgtatatatgaatatgaattTATATATTTCATGCTAACTTAGAGAAATAAAAGTTATGATAATCAATTGTTTGtactaagataaaaaaaattgatggcacattaatttttagtttgtgatctatatattttgtattatgGTATATACTattagagatattattacaatgAAAGATAAATCAAAACATATACAACTCAATTGTAAAAATAGTACAATGATAATCAAAGAGATTGATTAGATATAtgttataatacatatatatatacactatatatatcacatatatatatatgaaaggtagaagaagaATATTAATAGAAtacacaatattatataacatatagataatatgaagaagaaaaagaagatcactcactcacaaccttgagtgtagattagtggatatcaccatgacttgaacaaggtattacacctttgtccaaaagcttatttcccttATCTCTAAgtactaagggaactctctaggaaatagctttgggaattatcaagccttagggttttctagcaaagtgctttcttgatagaaaacttcatctccaaaatgagcaccttagacctctttatatagtgtttaggatatcactatttgaaattcaaactcataacctcCATAGATGctatggactcaaatgtaactcctACATACATCATAACTCCTATgacattaagaatttcaaattaagatgtgtaacatctttttacattcttaatgttggtgataatggtggaggttactcatagtaacaagtaactccctaaatattacaaaaatatgacaactaatatacatTGTCATATGCTACATACTATTactttattacacatatttaatctatatattatattattataaataatataacaatcccccactagattaaatattatctctttagtgacaaacttgtaacttttgtaacatttatttaatcaataaa
Encoded here:
- the LOC133036180 gene encoding uncharacterized protein LOC133036180: MGRNKTAALGYLRDRVRRKLQGWDSKILSRAGKEVLLKSVAQALPSYAMSVFLLPWEISRDIESLLAKFWWKGSSGDARGISWMSWDRMCDHKSNGGMGFCNFRDFNLALLGKQGRRFITRPNSLASCIFKARYYPRGSFFNAELGNNPSFVCRSVWEARPLIRNGVRWCVGDGSGINVLGEPWLPDPDNPFIISDHPALQNAKWKEGSGVYSVRSAYQILQESKGRGDDGAATGFWKQLWALKIPPKVKNLVWRAGVACLPTLAQLVTKRESAEMRCLIATLCWAIWGARNDRIWQKKVVSASAIVASAKGFLDQWHIAQKSQIETSWSGLQVKDGVEQWAKPVENSIKINIDATIFEEQHHFGLACVIRDHNGFLLTALTRLFRGAIHRMVAEALSFREALSWLKTHQRHMAVIETDCLLVVQALRSSIHTSSPFGEIITKCKNLLAQVRNVSFNFVKRSANVVAHEFASIYVTS
- the LOC133035817 gene encoding uncharacterized protein LOC133035817: MGNSSSMLTQYDIEEVQEHCDYLFSQPEIVPLYQRFYQLDRNSKGFISADEFLSVPEFAMNPLSQV